The following coding sequences lie in one Alicyclobacillus curvatus genomic window:
- a CDS encoding homocysteine synthase encodes MNVTEKRQGFETLALHAGFKSDPTTNAVAVPIYQTSSFAFDSTEHAANLFALKESGNIYTRIMNPTQDVFEQRIAALEGGVAALAVASGQSAITLALLNIAGAGDHVVSSTNLYGGTYNLFNVTLRRLGIDVSFVDPHDFAAVEAAISDNTKAVYVETIGNPRIDVADIEVLAEIAHNHRVPLIVDNTFASPYLCRPIEFGADIVIHSATKFIGGHGTSIGGVIVDSGKFNWDNGRFPNLVEPDQSYHGVSYAKDVGPAAFVVKARVQLLRDLGPAVSPFNSFLFLQGIETLALRMERHSQNALAVANFLRQHPQVQWVQYPGLEDSPYYDRAQKYLPNGQGAIMTFGIAGGVQAGGTFIDNLQVFTNLANVGDAKSLVIHPASTTHQQLTEEEQIASGVLPNLIRLSIGLETVSDLIEDLNEALTAAAK; translated from the coding sequence ATGAACGTGACAGAGAAGAGACAAGGCTTTGAAACGCTCGCACTGCATGCTGGATTCAAAAGTGATCCCACAACAAACGCCGTAGCCGTCCCGATTTACCAGACATCATCGTTCGCCTTCGACAGTACCGAACACGCTGCGAATCTGTTCGCCTTAAAGGAGTCGGGCAACATTTACACCCGCATCATGAACCCGACACAGGACGTGTTTGAACAGCGCATAGCAGCCCTCGAAGGCGGTGTTGCCGCACTGGCCGTTGCATCCGGACAATCTGCAATCACGCTCGCACTCCTGAATATTGCTGGCGCCGGCGATCACGTTGTCAGCTCCACCAACCTCTATGGCGGCACGTACAATTTGTTTAACGTGACTTTGCGGCGGCTCGGAATTGATGTGTCATTTGTGGACCCGCACGACTTTGCAGCAGTGGAGGCAGCCATTTCAGACAACACCAAGGCCGTTTACGTGGAAACCATCGGAAACCCGCGCATTGACGTGGCCGACATCGAAGTTCTGGCGGAGATTGCCCACAACCACCGCGTTCCGCTCATTGTGGACAATACATTCGCATCGCCGTACCTCTGCCGTCCCATTGAGTTTGGCGCAGACATTGTCATTCACTCCGCAACCAAGTTCATCGGCGGGCACGGGACTTCGATTGGCGGTGTGATTGTGGACTCCGGGAAGTTTAATTGGGACAATGGCAGATTCCCGAATCTGGTTGAACCGGACCAAAGCTATCACGGTGTTTCCTATGCGAAGGACGTCGGGCCTGCAGCTTTCGTGGTCAAAGCGAGAGTACAGTTGCTGCGCGATTTGGGCCCTGCAGTCTCCCCATTCAACTCGTTTCTGTTCCTGCAAGGCATCGAGACGCTGGCCCTGCGCATGGAACGGCACAGCCAAAATGCACTGGCCGTTGCAAACTTCCTCAGGCAGCATCCGCAAGTGCAGTGGGTCCAATATCCAGGCCTTGAAGACAGCCCATACTACGACAGAGCGCAGAAATATCTGCCAAACGGGCAAGGTGCCATCATGACCTTTGGCATTGCCGGAGGGGTTCAAGCGGGAGGCACATTCATCGACAATCTGCAGGTGTTCACGAATCTTGCGAATGTCGGCGACGCCAAGAGCCTCGTCATCCACCCGGCTAGCACGACACATCAACAGCTCACGGAAGAGGAACAAATCGCCTCGGGGGTTTTACCAAATCTCATTCGTCTCTCCATCGGCCTCGAGACCGTTTCAGATTTAATTGAAGACCTCAATGAGGCTCTGACAGCAGCGGCGAAGTAA
- a CDS encoding phosphocholine cytidylyltransferase family protein — protein MNLAKELICLASNTAVILAAGQSIRLRPLTDDAPKCLLQMGPKTILDWQLQALKSAGIEDIIMVVGYRQEMIRSHIAENYPDLGVTYVVNDNFTSTNTLFSLALALVRFDGDFYYLNADVVFDRDILHRLVPHEGGAYLAIDRKQCREEEVKVIVRGQEILEIGKHLNPDECYGEFIGVAKFTGEFAERFRHTVEIEAVTGNEMKFFEHALDVMTDKTGMTAVDITGLPCVEVDFPEDYEYATQTVLSTFKHV, from the coding sequence ATGAACTTGGCTAAGGAGCTGATTTGTTTGGCGTCGAACACCGCTGTGATTCTTGCTGCCGGACAGTCGATTCGACTTCGTCCGTTAACTGATGATGCACCAAAATGTCTCTTACAGATGGGCCCAAAAACCATTCTCGACTGGCAGCTTCAAGCCTTGAAATCTGCAGGTATCGAAGACATCATCATGGTCGTCGGCTATCGTCAAGAAATGATACGCTCCCATATCGCAGAGAATTACCCTGACCTCGGCGTCACGTACGTGGTCAACGACAACTTCACGTCAACCAACACCTTGTTCTCACTGGCGCTGGCGCTTGTGCGTTTTGATGGCGATTTTTATTACCTGAACGCAGACGTAGTTTTTGACCGTGACATTTTACACAGGCTGGTACCCCACGAGGGTGGTGCTTATCTCGCCATTGACCGAAAGCAATGTCGTGAGGAAGAGGTTAAGGTCATTGTCCGAGGTCAAGAAATCCTCGAAATTGGCAAACACTTAAATCCGGACGAGTGCTATGGGGAATTCATTGGGGTGGCGAAGTTTACTGGGGAGTTCGCAGAGCGGTTTCGGCACACGGTAGAAATTGAGGCAGTTACAGGCAACGAAATGAAGTTTTTCGAACACGCGCTTGATGTGATGACCGACAAAACGGGCATGACTGCCGTTGACATCACGGGATTACCGTGCGTCGAAGTCGATTTTCCAGAGGACTACGAATACGCTACGCAAACAGTGTTGTCGACGTTCAAGCACGTATAG
- a CDS encoding CDP-alcohol phosphatidyltransferase family protein: MSSEAAKPLSEFEEINRCAKRPTDIWTNYLYYTFSLRLVYLIRKTRITPNMLTMTALVLVLIGSALYATGLRSDIIWGLILIQISYVFDCADGQLARYRKQYSPIGGWLDQTADRIKEFVVIFGLAYGYSRFHTGMGIWMWAMISLFALYLLEYLGQIEMIRGMRMAPEHGSADMAKAGSSMDVPDTGDTFSKIKRLRALVPFRSFIIGEQYFAMLVFIAFGAVYPYMVFVSVLGLLMAIYRPLIDYVKFRRRITA; the protein is encoded by the coding sequence ATGTCTAGTGAGGCAGCAAAACCATTATCAGAGTTCGAGGAAATCAATCGCTGCGCTAAGCGCCCAACGGATATTTGGACGAATTACCTGTACTACACCTTTTCCTTGCGATTAGTTTACCTGATTCGAAAGACGCGAATTACACCGAATATGTTGACCATGACGGCACTCGTGCTGGTCTTAATCGGATCGGCGCTCTATGCAACCGGCCTGCGCTCAGATATCATCTGGGGACTTATTCTTATTCAAATATCGTACGTGTTTGACTGCGCCGACGGACAACTTGCTCGCTACCGCAAACAATACTCCCCCATCGGCGGATGGCTCGATCAGACTGCGGACCGCATCAAGGAGTTTGTCGTCATCTTCGGCCTCGCTTACGGGTACAGTCGCTTTCATACGGGGATGGGGATTTGGATGTGGGCGATGATCTCGCTCTTCGCCCTCTACCTGCTGGAATACCTCGGTCAGATTGAGATGATCCGCGGCATGCGCATGGCACCAGAACACGGGTCTGCGGACATGGCAAAAGCGGGATCGAGCATGGACGTCCCAGACACTGGCGACACCTTTTCAAAAATCAAGCGTCTTCGCGCCCTGGTCCCATTTCGAAGCTTCATCATCGGGGAACAGTACTTTGCGATGCTCGTGTTCATCGCATTCGGTGCGGTTTACCCGTATATGGTCTTTGTGTCGGTGCTCGGTCTGCTGATGGCCATTTATCGCCCACTCATTGACTACGTCAAGTTCCGCCGACGTATCACCGCGTAA
- a CDS encoding glycosyltransferase produces the protein MSKSPTIVLTSAVAWTGTRARPQHLAAGLADLGWDVLFVDGPVTWIGPLKNRALKSRLLPEMPVYEVKTTGSGRLRVLSPTAALPFGNVFRTVNRLNQSALADQIKRVAAGPFILLPMLPGSVDLTSHLVPLATLYDCVDLHAEFGGFTKRDLVLQMEQQLVSQSRIVFATADALKERLERWHNDVRLVPNAAQIEHFAVTPTLSEHPKLADIPKPRVGYVGGIGSWVDQSLIEQMAKARPDVHIVMIGPVETDVSRLQGLQNVHFLGLQPYTELPAFLAGFDVTLHAFVQSELTESVNPIKIYEYLAAGKEVIATSSRELNRLSELLWVIKDADGAIDALTQILQGAKRTDDKSRLAFVSQHSWAARVKAVDDALRSVIGHQYLPEEG, from the coding sequence ATGTCAAAGTCACCGACAATTGTACTGACTTCTGCCGTAGCATGGACAGGAACACGTGCACGGCCACAGCACTTGGCTGCTGGACTTGCGGACCTCGGATGGGACGTCTTGTTTGTCGATGGTCCCGTCACATGGATTGGCCCTCTGAAAAACCGCGCATTAAAGAGTCGGCTGCTCCCGGAGATGCCCGTCTACGAAGTCAAAACGACTGGCTCGGGCCGACTGCGCGTACTCTCGCCAACAGCAGCGCTTCCGTTTGGCAATGTGTTTCGTACCGTCAACCGGCTGAACCAGTCGGCGCTCGCCGACCAAATTAAGCGGGTTGCGGCGGGCCCGTTCATTTTGTTACCGATGCTGCCCGGGTCTGTAGACTTAACCTCACACCTCGTTCCCCTCGCAACCCTATACGACTGTGTGGATTTACATGCAGAGTTTGGCGGGTTTACAAAACGTGACTTGGTCCTGCAGATGGAACAACAGCTCGTTTCCCAAAGCCGCATCGTGTTTGCCACAGCGGATGCACTTAAGGAGCGTCTGGAGCGTTGGCACAACGACGTCCGGCTGGTTCCAAACGCAGCTCAGATTGAACATTTCGCCGTCACGCCGACACTCTCGGAACATCCAAAGCTCGCAGACATCCCGAAGCCGCGTGTTGGTTACGTGGGTGGCATCGGATCGTGGGTAGATCAGTCTTTGATTGAGCAGATGGCGAAAGCGCGGCCAGACGTGCACATCGTCATGATTGGCCCCGTCGAGACCGACGTATCCCGTCTTCAGGGTCTGCAGAACGTGCATTTCCTTGGCCTTCAGCCATACACCGAGCTGCCCGCATTTTTGGCCGGGTTTGACGTGACACTACACGCATTTGTGCAGAGTGAACTGACCGAAAGCGTCAATCCCATAAAGATATACGAGTACCTCGCTGCGGGAAAGGAAGTCATTGCGACAAGCAGCCGCGAACTGAATCGACTGTCGGAGTTGCTGTGGGTCATTAAAGATGCGGATGGGGCAATAGACGCGTTGACTCAAATCCTTCAGGGCGCGAAACGGACGGATGACAAGTCCCGTTTGGCCTTCGTCTCACAGCATTCTTGGGCTGCTCGAGTAAAAGCTGTAGACGACGCATTACGAAGTGTGATTGGTCACCAATACCTGCCTGAAGAAGGATAA
- a CDS encoding sigma-70 family RNA polymerase sigma factor, producing the protein MAWKGGVQVAHDDERQMVGDWMQLYGSAVWAYLYAITKDHATTDDLAQDVFVQAYLNFTAFRAESSPKTWLFAIARNKAKDYFKSAFWRRIIPTDKLSDQGFETGISAEEEVIHFFSSHRLAEAVYQLKPIYREAVVLHVQEELTFREMASVTGTSESAVKVRYQRALVMLRQKLEREGLQYGVRRQDIF; encoded by the coding sequence ATGGCGTGGAAAGGCGGAGTGCAGGTGGCCCACGATGATGAACGGCAGATGGTCGGCGATTGGATGCAGCTCTACGGTAGCGCGGTTTGGGCTTATCTGTACGCCATCACGAAAGACCATGCCACGACAGATGACTTAGCACAGGATGTCTTCGTTCAAGCCTACCTGAACTTTACTGCTTTTCGGGCTGAATCGTCACCAAAGACCTGGCTGTTTGCTATTGCCAGAAACAAAGCTAAGGATTACTTCAAATCCGCATTCTGGCGGCGAATCATCCCTACAGATAAGCTGAGTGACCAAGGTTTTGAAACTGGCATTTCTGCTGAAGAGGAAGTCATCCACTTTTTCTCCTCCCATCGCCTCGCTGAGGCTGTTTATCAGCTAAAGCCTATCTACCGTGAAGCCGTCGTCCTTCATGTCCAGGAAGAATTGACCTTTCGGGAAATGGCGAGTGTCACTGGGACGTCGGAATCGGCCGTAAAGGTGAGATATCAGCGGGCACTGGTGATGCTGCGACAAAAGTTGGAACGGGAGGGGCTGCAGTATGGGGTTCGAAGACAAGACATCTTTTGA
- a CDS encoding HD domain-containing protein: MPYVFVAPIVLAAWYWSARAAMVISLAAGFLCGPLMYLNSWTDTLQPWSVIIVRTVIFMLFGIGIGLLLERMKEKNDSLQRAGTELIKTLAHTIELRDAYTNGHCERVAKMAVTIGKELHLSTTQLLYLEWAALIHDIGKIGVPEDILNKTDKLTDAEFAVIKRHPNLGAWALKASEVGQHMRDGVLHHHERWDGKGYPYGQSGENIPLQGRIIAVPDVWDAITSERSYRKEMAREDSIQMMKDGRGTQFDPEILDIFLRLLDKHPEW; the protein is encoded by the coding sequence TTGCCATATGTATTTGTGGCACCGATAGTTCTTGCGGCGTGGTATTGGTCTGCACGGGCAGCTATGGTGATATCACTTGCTGCTGGATTCTTATGTGGACCGTTGATGTACTTGAATAGTTGGACAGACACACTGCAACCATGGTCTGTTATCATCGTCCGAACGGTCATCTTCATGCTGTTTGGAATTGGAATTGGCCTCTTGCTGGAGCGCATGAAGGAGAAGAATGATAGTCTTCAACGGGCTGGTACCGAACTCATTAAGACGCTCGCCCATACCATTGAGCTCCGTGATGCGTACACCAACGGACACTGCGAACGGGTGGCGAAGATGGCCGTCACAATCGGCAAGGAATTGCATCTTTCCACCACGCAACTCCTCTATCTAGAATGGGCAGCCTTGATCCACGACATCGGTAAAATCGGTGTTCCCGAAGATATACTCAACAAGACCGACAAACTCACGGATGCAGAATTTGCCGTTATCAAAAGACACCCAAATCTGGGCGCTTGGGCGCTCAAGGCGTCGGAAGTTGGGCAGCACATGCGCGATGGTGTGTTGCACCACCACGAGCGATGGGACGGTAAGGGTTATCCATATGGCCAGAGTGGCGAGAACATACCACTTCAAGGCCGCATTATCGCAGTTCCAGATGTCTGGGACGCCATTACTTCAGAGCGATCGTACCGCAAAGAGATGGCTCGTGAAGACAGTATCCAGATGATGAAGGATGGGCGGGGTACACAGTTTGATCCGGAGATTCTAGACATCTTTCTGCGACTCCTCGATAAACATCCGGAGTGGTGA
- a CDS encoding transposase, whose translation MNGVKYKNFEQASFEDIMVYSVIPPHPFWDAVAKYIDFSFADKLCAPLYSPIGQHPYAPSLKLKIHLVQRYYNISDREMELKIVGDIFIKRFLGVPISLAKFDHSTIALDRSRLGADIFHACHVNILAQALNLGMWGQDDDRWLVDAFHTHANVATPSVYELIQQAAQKLVRYLKRHNPARYEKLKENMDVGAFFRKLKREVQGSERNLAFSNLCVLAFSLVAWLERADTDDMDTQWKNDNEQETAKQQREVLLRILRENVTPKLPDENQSPSSENVEPQKEDIQYVEQDKNNKPSDRVVSAHDPEVRVGHKSKKLAFIGDKTQVVESANSHLVLNAEPIPGNEVDGIALESVVKAVVDEFDKRPKEVVADSAYGNAENRDKLSKELHILLTAPLPKFTNPSGKAFRAEDFTYIPERDVVVCPGGYTSVRKNHIKQSKGTQHGFAEEDCTACPLRAQCTDHAKGRTVFVSDYWELIQEAKKYNASQEGQEALRARYEIERTNNEMKRHHGLGKPRTRGRSKLRIDVKITSMVVNVKVMVKELLNRGKPLEAPVCL comes from the coding sequence ATGAACGGGGTAAAGTACAAGAACTTTGAGCAAGCCTCCTTCGAGGACATCATGGTGTATTCAGTCATACCACCTCATCCATTCTGGGATGCAGTGGCGAAATACATTGATTTCTCGTTCGCGGATAAGCTCTGTGCTCCCTTGTACTCACCCATCGGCCAACACCCGTATGCCCCGTCCTTGAAACTTAAAATCCATCTCGTACAGCGGTACTACAACATTTCCGACCGTGAGATGGAGCTAAAGATCGTCGGTGATATCTTCATTAAGCGATTTTTAGGTGTACCGATCTCACTCGCAAAGTTTGACCACAGCACAATTGCGCTGGACAGGAGTCGGCTTGGCGCGGATATATTCCATGCCTGTCACGTGAATATCCTCGCTCAGGCACTGAACCTCGGCATGTGGGGACAAGATGATGACCGCTGGTTGGTAGATGCGTTCCACACGCATGCCAATGTTGCTACGCCAAGTGTATATGAGCTCATTCAACAAGCGGCTCAAAAGCTTGTGCGTTACTTGAAGCGTCATAACCCAGCGCGTTACGAAAAATTGAAGGAGAACATGGATGTGGGGGCATTCTTTCGCAAACTCAAGCGTGAGGTGCAGGGCAGCGAAAGAAATCTCGCCTTCAGCAATCTATGTGTTTTGGCGTTCAGTTTAGTGGCATGGCTGGAACGTGCGGACACCGACGACATGGATACCCAGTGGAAAAACGACAATGAGCAGGAAACAGCCAAGCAACAACGCGAGGTGCTCCTGCGTATTTTACGTGAGAACGTTACTCCGAAGCTCCCTGACGAAAACCAGTCTCCTTCATCTGAGAATGTGGAACCACAGAAAGAGGATATTCAGTACGTTGAACAGGACAAAAATAACAAGCCCTCCGACCGTGTAGTGAGTGCACATGACCCAGAAGTACGTGTTGGGCACAAGTCCAAAAAGCTGGCGTTTATTGGCGATAAGACACAAGTCGTGGAGTCGGCCAACTCTCACCTAGTCCTCAATGCGGAGCCTATCCCTGGTAATGAAGTAGATGGAATTGCACTGGAGTCGGTTGTAAAGGCTGTGGTGGATGAGTTCGACAAGCGTCCCAAGGAAGTAGTGGCAGACTCAGCTTACGGAAATGCTGAGAATCGCGACAAGCTCTCCAAGGAACTACATATCCTTCTAACGGCACCGTTGCCCAAATTCACGAACCCGTCCGGAAAGGCATTTCGAGCTGAAGACTTCACATACATACCGGAACGTGACGTGGTCGTGTGTCCTGGTGGGTACACGTCAGTCCGAAAGAACCACATTAAGCAATCTAAGGGTACACAACATGGATTTGCTGAAGAGGATTGCACAGCATGCCCTTTACGTGCGCAGTGCACCGACCATGCAAAGGGACGTACTGTGTTCGTGAGTGACTACTGGGAACTGATTCAGGAGGCAAAGAAGTACAATGCGAGCCAGGAGGGTCAAGAGGCACTTCGAGCTCGATACGAAATTGAGCGCACCAATAACGAAATGAAACGTCACCACGGACTCGGAAAGCCCCGAACCCGTGGTCGTAGCAAGTTGCGGATCGACGTTAAGATTACCTCTATGGTGGTCAATGTAAAGGTAATGGTGAAGGAGTTATTGAACCGAGGTAAGCCGTTAGAGGCCCCCGTCTGCCTTTAA